The Haploplasma axanthum region AATTGAAGAGTTATTAAAACAAGCATATAATCTTTGTCAAACAGATGAAGAAAAAAGTGCTGTTTTTTGGCTTTTACTTGAATTGTTAGAGTATAAATATAGTGATTATATATTAAGAAAACATGAAGTGATAAGTGATAAACTTATTTCTAGATATCGAGCTTTTGTTAATGAGTATTTAAACGAAAAAAATCCAGTTCAATATATTGTTGGATATGGTTATTTTTATGGAAGAAAGTTTTATGTTAACAAAAGTACACTTATTCCAAGACCAGAAACCGAATATTTGATTGAAAAAACTATAAAATATGCAAAAAATTTTTTTAATACTAAAGATGTAATTAAAGTTCTTGATTTAGCAACCGGTAGTGGATGTATTGGAATAACAATCAAACTTGAAACAAATTATGATGTTACACTTTCTGATATTAGTGATGAAGCATTAAAGGTTGCTAGTAAAAATATTAGTTTTTATAATTTAAATGTTAAAACAATTGAAAGTGATTGGTTTAGTAATATTAATGATAAATTTGATTTAATAATTAGTAATCCACCGTATATTAGAACGGATTATAAGGTTGATGAGATTGTCTCTAAAGAGCCATTTAGTGCCTTATATAGTGGTGGTTTAGGAATTGATTCTTATGAATTAATTCTTGAAAATATTAATGATTATTTAGAAGATAAAGCTATGATTGCTTTTGAACATGGATATGATCAAAACACTTTAATAGCAAATTTAGTTGAAAAAAACTTAAAAAGTGTTAAAATAGTGCAGGAAAAAGATTTAAATAATAAAGATAGATATACATTTGTTTTTAAGTCTGGAGGTGTTGCACATGAAAAATAACTTAATCATATTTCCAACTGATACAGTATATGGAATTGGAACTACATTATATGATACTCTAGGTATTAATAAAATATATGAAATAAAAGGTAGAGATTTTAATAAACCAATTGCTGTTTTGTGTGCGAACTTAGAACAAATTGAAAGATTTGCTAAATTAACTGATTTAGCGAGATTAATTGGTCAAAGATTTTGGCCTGGAGGCTTAACCCTTATTTTAGAAACTACAGAAGAATATTATGAAAAAACTGGTGAAAAGACAATTGGTGTAAGGATTCCAAATCATAAATTAGCTTTAGAAATTTTAAATGAAAATGGTCCGATGAAAGTTACATCAATTAATCAAAGTGGTGAACCACCACTTAATGATTATGAAATTATTTTTGAAAAATATAATAATGTAGTAAAGAAAATTTATAAGAATAATGAAACTATCCAAGAAGTAGCTTCAACAGTTATTAGCTTGGTAAATAATTTTGAGATTATTAGAGAAGGAAATATCACTAAAAACGATATTTTAGAAGTTTTAAAAAGTCTTGAAGCATAAGACTTTTTTTATGGAAAGAGAAAATTATGGATATAAGAAATATTGCAATTATTGCCCACGTTGATCATGGTAAGACAACATTAGTAAATAAGTTAATTGAAAGTGGAATTAAAGATGATCATACAGTTCTACAAGAAAGAGTTATGGATAGTGATGCTCTTGAAAGAGAAAAAGGAATTACTATTTTAGCTAAAAATACATCAATAATATATAAGGATACAAAGATTAACATCTTAGATACACCAGGTCATGCTGACTTTGGTGGTGAAGTTGAGAGAATTATGCACATGGTTGATGGTGTATTATTATTAGTTGATGCTTTTGAAGGTGTAATGCCACAAACAAGATTTGTTTTGAAAAAAGCATTAGAAAAGAAAGTTAAACCAATTGTTGTTGTTAATAAAATTGATAGAGATGCTGCAAACCCTCAAAAAGCATTAAATGAAGTTTATGATTTGTTTATTGATTTAGGTGCAAGCGAGGAAGAACTTGATTTTCCAGTTTTATATGGTTCAGCATTACTAGGTAAAATGAGTAAAAAACCAGAGTTAACGGATGAAGGAGTTTCAGTTATTTTTGACCAAATTATTGAAACAATTAAAGCTCCAGAAGCAGATGCAACAAAACCATTTAAATTTCAACCATCGTTAATTGACTATAATTCATTTGTTGGTAGAATGGGTGTTGGTAAAATTTATCAAGGTTCAATTACAGTCGGTACTGAAGTTAGTTGTATTAGAGAAGACGATAAAGTTATTAAGTTTAGAGTTCAAAAAATTTATCAAAACGAAGGCGTAAGCAAGATTGAAGTTGAAACAGCTTATGCTGGTGATATTGTTTCAATCGCTGGATTAAGTGATATTCAAGTTGGTGAAACATTGACTGCAGTTGGTTTTGAAGAAAAAATGCCAGCTATTGAAGTTGGTGAACCAACAGTTGAAATGGCATTTTCTGCAAATAATTCACCATTTGTTGGTAAAGATGGAATACATATTACAGCTACTAAATTAGCAGCAAGATTAGAAAAAGAAATTCATAAAGATGTTAGTTTGAAAATTAGAAAATCAGATGAAAAAGATACTTGGGTAGTTTCAGGTCGTGGAGAATTACACTTAAGTATTTTAATTGAAAATATGCGTAGAGAAGGTTTTGAGTTCCAAGTTGCTAAACCAAAAGTTGTTATTAAAGAAGAAAATGGAACTAAATATGAACCATATGAATTAGCATATATTGATGTACCAAACGAATCAGTTGGATCAGTTATTGAAATTTTAGGATCTAGAAATGGTGAGTTAGTTAAGATTGATCAAAGTAATAATTACACAAAGATTGAATATATAATTCCATCACGTGGATTAATTGGATTTATGACAACATTCTTAACTCTTACAAAAGGGTATGGAATTATAAATCATAGTTTTTATGATTATAGAAAACTAGAACATATTGAAGCAATCAATAGACAATCTGGAGCATTAATTTCTAATAGTGATGGATTCTCTACTCAATATGCATTAAAGAAACTAGAAGAACGTGGAATGATGTTTGTTGAACCAAGAACAGCAGTTTATGAAGGAATGATTATTGGAGAAAATAATCGCCCAAATGACTTAGTTGTAAATGTTACACAAGAAAAGCAATTAACAAACGTTAGACAAGCAAATAAAGAACAAACAGTTGTTTTAAAAAGACCAAAGATTTTAAATTTAGAAGAATGTTTATCATTTATTAATGATGATGAACTTGTTGAAATAACTCCTAAAAATATTAGATTAAGAAAAAAATATTTAACTGAAGTACTTCGTAAAAGAAATCGTTAATTGTGATATAATATAAAAAATATAGGAGGTTAGCATGAAAGTAGTTATTGGAAGTGACCACGCAGGTTACAAGATGAAAGAAAACTTGAAAAAACATTTAAAAGAAAAAAATGTTGAAGTTGTTGATGTTGGAACTAATAGTGAAGAATCTGTTGATTATCCAGTCTTTGGTGAAAAAGTTGGAGAAGAAGTTGTTAGTAAAAACTATGATTTTGGAATCGTAGTATGTGGAACAGGAATTGGTATTAGTATTGCAGCTAATAAAGTTAAAGGTGTTAGAGCTGCACTTGTTCATGATACATTAACTGCAAGATTAGCTAAAGAACATAATGATGCCAATGTACTTGCTATCGGTGGAAGAAACACTGATTTCAAGGAAGCAGAGAAAATTGTTGATGCTTTTATGGATGCCGAGTTTGAAGCGAGACATCAAAGAAGAATAGATTTAATTAGCGACATGGAGGAAAATAAAAAATAATGAAAACTGCTAAGATTTTAAAACACCCGTTAATAGAACATAAATTGGGGATAATAAGAAATAAAGAGACAAAGACAAAAGAGTTCAGAGAGACTGTATCAGAGATTGCGGGTTTATTAACTTATGAAATAACGCGTGAATTAAAATTGAAGGAGAAAGAAATTGAAACTCCTGTATCAAAATGTATCAGTTATGAATTAAAAGACGAAGTAGTAATTGTTCCAATTCTTCGTGCTGGACTAGGGATGGTTGAAGGAATTCAAAATTTAATTCCAAGTGCAAAAGTAGGACATATTGGATTATACCGTGATGAAGAAACCTTAGAAGCTAAAGAGTATTATGCTAAGTTCCCAGTTGGAATGAAAGATAGCACAGTATTATTAATTGATCCGATGCTTGCAACAGGTAATTCAACAGTTAAAGCAATTGATATATTAAAAAACAAGGGAGCTAAAAACATTATTTTTGTTGGGCTTGTAGGAAGTCCTGAAGGTGTTGAAAGATTACAAGGAGCTCATCCAGATGTTCAAATTTATTTAGCTGCACTAGATGAAAAATTAAATGAACATGGTTATATTGTTCCAGGTCTTGGAGATGCTGGAGATAGACTTTTCGGTACTAAGTAAATAATGACAAGATTAATTATTTATTTTGTGGCTTTGTTGTTATTCTTTGCTATTGTATTTAAAGTATTAAGAGCACTTAATCTTGAAAATGCATTTAAGAAAAATCATGTATGGGAAATAAAAGTTGCATATATTATCTTTTCTATAGTGATTGCTCATTTATTAGCTGAAGTAGTAATGAAGTTATATGGTTGGTCAGTAATAATAATTCAAAATATAAATTAAGGTAATCTTCGGATTACCTTTTATATTTATGGTAAAATTAATAAGAGGCGATTAA contains the following coding sequences:
- the upp gene encoding uracil phosphoribosyltransferase; this encodes MKTAKILKHPLIEHKLGIIRNKETKTKEFRETVSEIAGLLTYEITRELKLKEKEIETPVSKCISYELKDEVVIVPILRAGLGMVEGIQNLIPSAKVGHIGLYRDEETLEAKEYYAKFPVGMKDSTVLLIDPMLATGNSTVKAIDILKNKGAKNIIFVGLVGSPEGVERLQGAHPDVQIYLAALDEKLNEHGYIVPGLGDAGDRLFGTK
- a CDS encoding DUF1146 domain-containing protein yields the protein MTRLIIYFVALLLFFAIVFKVLRALNLENAFKKNHVWEIKVAYIIFSIVIAHLLAEVVMKLYGWSVIIIQNIN
- the prmC gene encoding peptide chain release factor N(5)-glutamine methyltransferase yields the protein MIIEELLKQAYNLCQTDEEKSAVFWLLLELLEYKYSDYILRKHEVISDKLISRYRAFVNEYLNEKNPVQYIVGYGYFYGRKFYVNKSTLIPRPETEYLIEKTIKYAKNFFNTKDVIKVLDLATGSGCIGITIKLETNYDVTLSDISDEALKVASKNISFYNLNVKTIESDWFSNINDKFDLIISNPPYIRTDYKVDEIVSKEPFSALYSGGLGIDSYELILENINDYLEDKAMIAFEHGYDQNTLIANLVEKNLKSVKIVQEKDLNNKDRYTFVFKSGGVAHEK
- the rpiB gene encoding ribose 5-phosphate isomerase B, which gives rise to MKVVIGSDHAGYKMKENLKKHLKEKNVEVVDVGTNSEESVDYPVFGEKVGEEVVSKNYDFGIVVCGTGIGISIAANKVKGVRAALVHDTLTARLAKEHNDANVLAIGGRNTDFKEAEKIVDAFMDAEFEARHQRRIDLISDMEENKK
- a CDS encoding L-threonylcarbamoyladenylate synthase, with amino-acid sequence MKNNLIIFPTDTVYGIGTTLYDTLGINKIYEIKGRDFNKPIAVLCANLEQIERFAKLTDLARLIGQRFWPGGLTLILETTEEYYEKTGEKTIGVRIPNHKLALEILNENGPMKVTSINQSGEPPLNDYEIIFEKYNNVVKKIYKNNETIQEVASTVISLVNNFEIIREGNITKNDILEVLKSLEA
- the typA gene encoding translational GTPase TypA, which encodes MDIRNIAIIAHVDHGKTTLVNKLIESGIKDDHTVLQERVMDSDALEREKGITILAKNTSIIYKDTKINILDTPGHADFGGEVERIMHMVDGVLLLVDAFEGVMPQTRFVLKKALEKKVKPIVVVNKIDRDAANPQKALNEVYDLFIDLGASEEELDFPVLYGSALLGKMSKKPELTDEGVSVIFDQIIETIKAPEADATKPFKFQPSLIDYNSFVGRMGVGKIYQGSITVGTEVSCIREDDKVIKFRVQKIYQNEGVSKIEVETAYAGDIVSIAGLSDIQVGETLTAVGFEEKMPAIEVGEPTVEMAFSANNSPFVGKDGIHITATKLAARLEKEIHKDVSLKIRKSDEKDTWVVSGRGELHLSILIENMRREGFEFQVAKPKVVIKEENGTKYEPYELAYIDVPNESVGSVIEILGSRNGELVKIDQSNNYTKIEYIIPSRGLIGFMTTFLTLTKGYGIINHSFYDYRKLEHIEAINRQSGALISNSDGFSTQYALKKLEERGMMFVEPRTAVYEGMIIGENNRPNDLVVNVTQEKQLTNVRQANKEQTVVLKRPKILNLEECLSFINDDELVEITPKNIRLRKKYLTEVLRKRNR